The following are encoded together in the Pungitius pungitius chromosome 7, fPunPun2.1, whole genome shotgun sequence genome:
- the LOC119216163 gene encoding espin-like protein: protein MVLHRAIRAARAGDLGALRELASSGHLSPVITDAQGAGPVHHAARCGRLECLRGLVSELGLAADPRASNGATPAHDAAATGHIRELRWLVDFGGCNVNDRDAAGSAALHLAARFGCAEVIEWLLSVGGQAEVETHCGAVPAHYAAANGGLACLKLLVEQAPGCVDCQTLTGATPLYLACQEGHLHVAQHLVDNCGADVHLKAHDGMTCLHAAAHMGRQAVVVWLATCTDVSLSCRDRDGATALHFAASRGHCCILETLLRMGSKVVEDYWGGTPLHDAAENGELECCKILLANQANPSDPDIDGFTAADLAEYNGHHECARYLCAMETNTTRPHKPIEATAPVKVKLAALSQCSRDYYGCLSDAFRDSYGSDTPMDRLQQPESEEAPQARYPQPPPAPPLPSTPAQPRKTAVSRIEQVPISASVIKGFNQAKAARSEVTGDRKTMLPGANLLAGRKLLGDMKSIQSLKQSGMSGVFTGQANKMVVLPTEEANLSDIDYLVPTHDERGRPIAEWKRQVMVRQLQARLLDEEDQRRKENGNRYAKVSWRFSQAHNAILGPSGELLTEDDLIYVEQQIANVSMQRNCEGYELELARLAEELRHILPAPIVNITANTQFRNLSSQVPLPVWCGRISGIVKSMSLLMSNLSDQPYCKMPNTDLITVFSQTPERRNSTRGRRERIEDEIHQFGVSVRTLKSNFETLNPPLSDEPEEFSSPAPLEATESDQEPKVLTPAPETDHNNDSGIDYDENVADVLETTSLRKERIVVLFLSHWKKSAYTVSLKSKDAAERKASGGSPGSGDKSEVGRRSSLECAQSKMMNSSLGHFFKQRSAVNKMLGSWRSMISSVPSRQIRRLHRQKALCSPEQFLPRLDGVPVEYDSLTLDLFMLGYFHILELELPVDERKIRHLLCFEVFDHVGSFPWELVRDFHKAVIQDIEAGNREWKDGFEDIKVKFFGSAASPTESAVEVVKHILPEVRQVPKVIVQTPTPDEGMLHGGTDISSFSNEEICKYIDRSFAFWKEKEAEIFDFE, encoded by the exons ATGGTGCTTCATCGGGCCATCAGGGCAGCGCGAGCCGGGGACCTCGGTGCCCTGCGGGAGCTGGCTTCTTCCGGTCACCTCTCACCTGTGATCACCGACGCTCAGGGCGCGGGCCCGGTGCACCACGCGGCGAGGTGCGGGCGCCTGGAGTGCCTGCGCGGGCTGGTGAGCGAGCTGGGGCTGGCGGCCGACCCCCGGGCCTCCAACGGGGCCACGCCGGCGCATGACGCCGCGGCCACCGGCCACATCCGGGAGCTGCGATGGTTGGTGGATTTTGGAGGCTGCAACGTTAAT GACAGGGATGCTGCGGGTTCCGCCGCCCTGCACCTCGCCGCCCGGTTCGGGTGCGCCGAGGTCATCGAGTGGCTGCTCTCCGTCGGAGGACAGGCCGAGGTGGAGACGCACTGCGGGGCCGTGCCGGCTCACTACGCCGCGGCCAACGGAGGCCTCGCCTGCTTGAAGCTACTCGTTGAACAGGCACCTGG CTGTGTGGACTGCCAGACACTCACCGGCGCCACCCCGCTCTATCTGGCCTGCCAGGAGGGGCACTTGCATGTTGCGCAGCACCTTGTGGACAACTGTGGCGCCGACGTCCACCTGAAGGCCCACGACGGCATGACCTGCCTGCACGCGGCCGCCCACATGGGCCGCCAAGCTGTGGTGGTGTGGCTG GCGACCTGCACCGACGTCAGCCTGTCCTGCCGGGACAGAGATGGAGCAACGGCTCTGCACTTTGCTGCCAGCAGAGGGCACTGTTGCATCTTGGAGACACTGCTTCGcatggggtcaaaggtcgtcgAGGATTACTGGGGTGGGACCCCCCTTCATGATGCTGCAGAGAACGGAGAGTTGGAG TGCTGTAAAATCCTGTTGGCCAACCAGGCGAACCCTTCAGATCCTGATATTGATGGGTTCACAGCAGCAGACCTGGCGGAGTACAACGGACACCATGAATGTGCCAGATATCTCTGTGCCATGGAGACAAAC ACAACCCGCCCACATAAGCCCATCGAGGCAACCGCTCCGGTGAAGGTGAAGCTGGCCGCGTTGTCACAGTGCAGCAGGGACTACTACGGCTGCCTGAGTGACGCTTTCAGGGACAGTTACGGCAGTGACACACCCATGGATCGCTTACAG CAACCTGAGAGCGAGGAGGCCCCGCAGGCAAGGtaccctcagcccccccccgctcctcctttACCGTCCACACCCGCCCAGCCGAGGAAAACCGCTGTCAGCAGAATAGAGCAGGTTCCAATCTCAGCATCtg TTATTAAAGGTTTCAATCAGGCCAAGGCGGCCCGGAGTGAGGTCACTGGCGACAGGAAGACCATGTTGCCTGGTGCAAACCTCCTGGCTGGAAGAAAACTCCTTGGCGACATGAAGTCCATTCAATCGTTGAAACAATCCGGGATGTCCGGAGTCTTCACTGGACAAGCG AACAAGATGGTGGTGCTGCCCACTGAGGAGGCTAACCTGTCTGACATCGACTACCTGGTACCCACCCACGACGAGCGAGGCCGTCCCATCGCCGAGTGGAAGAGGCAAGTCATGGTGAGACAGCTGCAGGCCAGGCTGCTGGACGAGGAGGATCAGAGGAGGAAG GAAAATGGGAACAGATACGCCAAAGTCAGCTGGAGGTTCTCCCAAGCCCACAACGCCATCCTGGGGCCTTCTGGTGAGCTTCTGACGGAAGATGACCTCATCTACGTGGAGCAGCAGATTGCCAACGTCTCCATGCAGAGGAACTGCGAAGGCTACGAGCTGGAGCTCGCCCGTCTGGCCGAGGAGCTCAGGCACATCCTGCCGGCCCCCATAGTGAACATCACCGCCAACACGCAGTTCAGGAACCTCTCCAGTCAAGTGCCCCTGCCCGTGTGGTGCGGCCGCATCTCGGGCATCGTGAAGAGCATGTCTCTGCTCATGAGCAACCTCTCGGACCAGCCCTACTGCAAGATGCCCAACACCGACCTGATCACCGTGTTCTCTCAGACGCCGGAGCGGCGGAACTCCACCAGGGGCCGCAGGGAACGGATAGAAGACGAGATCCACCAGTTCGGGGTGTCGGTGCGGACACTGAAGTCTAATTTTGAGACGCTGAACCCTCCGCTGTCCGATGAGCCAGAGGAGTTCAGCTCTCCCGCGCCGCTCGAGGCCACGGAGTCGGACCAAGAGCCCAAAGTGCTGACTCCGGCCCCGGAAACCGACCACAACAACGACTCCGGCATTGACTACGATGAGAACGTTGCAGACGTACTAGAGACCACCAGCCTCAGGAAGGAGCGTATAGTTGTGCTCTTCCTAAGCCACTGGAAGAAGTCTGCCTACACCGTGTCACTGAAGAGCAAGGATGCCGCAGAGAGGAAGGCGAGCGGCGGAAGCCCTGGATCGGGCGACAAGTCCGAGGTGGGTCGCAGGAGCAGCTTGGAGTGCGCCCAGTCGAAGATGATGAACAGCTCTCTGGGACACTTCTTCAAGCAGAGGAGTGCTGTCAACAAGATGCTGGGAAGCTGGAGGAGCATGATCTCCAGCGTCCCGTCCAGACAGATCCGCAG GCTCCACAGGCAGAAAGCCCTCTGCTCCCCAGAGCAGTTCCTGCCTCGCCTGGACGGCGTGCCGGTGGAGTACGACAGCCTGACCCTGGATCTGTTCATGCTCGGCTACTTCCACATCCTGGAGTTGGAGCTTCCCGTGGACGAACGCAAAATTAGACACCTCCTGTGTTTCGAGGTGTTTGACCACGTGGGGAGCTTCCCATGGGAGCTGGTCAGGGACTTCCACAAGGCCGTCATACAGGACATCGAGGCCGGGAACCGCGAGTGGAAGGACGGCTTCGAGGACATTAAAGTCAAGTTCTTTGGCAGCGCTGCGAGCCCGACTGAAAGCGCTGTAGAGGTGGTGAAACACATCCTCCCGGAGGTTAGACAGGTCCCTAAAGTCATCGTGCAGACACCTACGCCTGATGAGGGGATGCTCCACGGTGGAACTGACATCTCCAGTTTTAGCAATGAAGAAATTTGCAAATACATCGACCGCAGTTTTGCTTtttggaaagagaaagaagcagagatttttgattttgagtag
- the scly gene encoding selenocysteine lyase, translated as MAKQSDDVASEMGHTFSGHSFQHYSEMNLDRIYMDCNATTPLEPEVIQAISEALQDAWGNPSSNYIAGAKAKATINQARENVARMVGGKAEDIIFTSGGTEANNLVLHTALEHFRTSCRAAEQREGHRNGSTGLPHIITSNVEHDSVKLAAEHLQKECKADVTYVPVSKGTARVEVEDIVAAVRSNTCLISVMLANNETGVIMPVQEICHRIKSLNKQRERLRILLHTDAAQALGKIRVDACELGVDYLTIVGHKFYAPRIGALFVNGPGRRTPLYPMLFGGGQERNFRPGTENTPMIAGLGKAAELVTSNLSDYESHLRTTKLYLEERLKAVFNEKIRFNSHFPGADILPNTCNVSILGPTLQGWRVLSNCRRLLASVGAACHSDSGNKPSHVLLSCGVPSEVAANALRLSVGRATTKADVDAVVEDLKETVQLLEEMK; from the exons ATGGCCAAGCAATCTGATGACGTCGCCTCGGAAATGGGTCACACGTTTAGTGGCCATTCCTTTCAACATTATTCAGAGATGAATCTAGACAG GATCTACATGGACTGCAATGCCACTACTCCACTGGAACCAGAAGTGATCCAGGCCATCTCTGAAGCCCTCCAGGACGCCTGGGGAAACCCGAGTAGCAATTATATAGCAG GTGCTAAAGCCAAGGCAACCATTAATCAGGCCAGGGAGAACGTGGCGAGAATGGTTGGAGGAAAAGCAGAAGACATCATTTTCACATCCGGAGGAACGGAG GCCAATAACCTGGTGCTGCACACGGCCTTGGAGCACTTCAGGACCAGCTGCAGGGCTGCAGAGCAACGCGAAGGACACCGCAATGGAAGCACCGGCCTTCCTCACATAATCACCTCGAACGTGGAGCATGACTCGGTCAAACTGGCAGCTGAGCACCTGCAGAAAGAGTGCAAGGCAG ATGTGACGTATGTGCCTGTGTCTAAGGGGACAGCCCGTGTGGAAGTGGAGGACATAGTGGCTGCGGTGCGTTCCAACACCTGTCTCATCTCAGTCATGCTGGCCAACAATGAGACAGGAGTCATCATG CCGGTCCAGGAGATCTGCCACAGAATCAAATCTCTCAACAAGCAGCGCGAGCGGCTCCGGATCCTTCTCCACACCGACGCCGCTCAGGCTCTGGGCAAAATCCGAGTGGACGCCTGTGAACTGGGTGTGGACTACCTCACCATAGTGGGACACAAG TTCTACGCCCCTCGGATCGGCGCGTTGTTTGTGAACGGCCCGGGAAGAAGAACGCCGCTGTATCCCATGCTGTTCGGAGGGGGACAGGAGAGGAACTTCAGACCAGG CACAGAAAACACGCCAATGATTGCTGGCCTGGGAAAG GCTGCAGAGCTGGTGACCTCTAATCTGTCAGATTATGAGAGTCACTTGCGAACTACCAAACTTTACTTGGAAGAAAGACTGAAG GCCGTCTTCAACGAGAAGATCCGCTTCAACAGCCATTTCCCTGGCGCTGACATCCTCCCTAACACATGTAACGTGTCCATCCTGGGCCCGACATTACAAG GATGGAGAGTATTGTCCAACTGTAGGAGGCTGCTGGCCAGCGTTGGCGCCGCCTGCCACTCAGACAGTGGAAACAA GCCTTCCCATGTCCTTCTGAGCTGTGGCGTCCCCTCAGAGGTGGCAGCCAACGCCTTGCGGCTGAGCGTGGGCAGGGCGACGACCAAGGCGGACGTGGATGCAGTTGTGGAGGACCTGAAGGAAACTGTGCAGTTGCTGgaagaaatgaaatga